The following coding sequences are from one Bradyrhizobium sp. 200 window:
- a CDS encoding gas vesicle protein yields the protein MMESDRMMEWHGRQGASPNLADILERVLDKGLIIAGDIKINLLDIELLTIKLRLLVASVDKAKAMGIDWWEHDPALSQPRPRQLAAENARLRKQIRALQTATPEARR from the coding sequence ATGATGGAATCTGATCGCATGATGGAGTGGCACGGACGCCAGGGTGCTTCGCCGAACCTGGCTGACATTCTGGAGCGGGTTCTGGACAAGGGGCTGATCATCGCCGGCGACATCAAGATCAACCTGCTCGACATCGAGCTTCTAACCATCAAGCTCCGGCTGTTGGTCGCGTCGGTGGACAAGGCCAAGGCGATGGGGATCGACTGGTGGGAGCACGATCCGGCGCTTTCCCAGCCTCGGCCGCGGCAGCTAGCGGCCGAGAACGCGCGGTTGCGTAAGCAGATCAGGGCGCTGCAAACCGCCACTCCGGAGGCGCGGCGATGA
- a CDS encoding gas vesicle protein GvpG, which produces MAVGLLSHILLLPLAPARFALWTIDRVVDAAAEQHCGPAAIRRELAELSRQLDEGLIDAEEFDRREDEILDRLDEGRKRGMIA; this is translated from the coding sequence GTGGCGGTGGGACTCCTGTCGCATATCTTGTTGCTGCCGCTCGCGCCGGCCCGCTTCGCGCTGTGGACCATCGACCGGGTCGTCGACGCCGCTGCCGAACAGCATTGCGGCCCGGCAGCCATCCGGCGCGAGCTGGCCGAGCTTTCGCGGCAACTGGATGAAGGGTTGATCGATGCCGAGGAATTCGATCGACGCGAGGACGAGATCCTCGACCGGCTGGACGAGGGACGAAAGCGAGGAATGATCGCATGA
- a CDS encoding GvpL/GvpF family gas vesicle protein, whose protein sequence is MSTASYTYAVARPFNPTQAAGLVGVDGAAIHLVRHQDLVAVVSPLALADADETALRARLETLAELEVIARAHHRVVAAVAACTPTLPFRLATVHRTDDRVAQLLRREYRRFRETLDRFAGRVEVGVKIYVQHAGASAGAMSVAEKTDGSGSARAGRDYLRNRREQRDRRQHVWRRAITAAEQMDAVLAGLAVDRREHRTQSAELSAAPGENVFNAAYLVDAGRAEELAARAQRLGAENPHVTLEITGPWPPYSFADSEEGT, encoded by the coding sequence ATGAGTACGGCGAGCTATACATACGCGGTCGCGCGCCCGTTCAATCCAACCCAGGCGGCCGGTCTCGTCGGCGTCGACGGCGCCGCGATCCACCTGGTCCGCCACCAAGACCTGGTCGCCGTGGTCAGTCCGCTTGCACTTGCCGACGCCGACGAGACCGCGCTGCGAGCCAGGCTGGAGACGCTGGCGGAGCTAGAGGTGATCGCACGTGCGCACCACAGGGTCGTGGCCGCGGTTGCCGCGTGCACACCAACGCTGCCGTTCCGCCTCGCGACCGTTCACCGCACCGACGACCGCGTTGCGCAGTTGCTACGCCGGGAGTACCGGCGCTTCCGCGAGACGCTGGATCGATTCGCGGGCCGCGTGGAGGTGGGGGTAAAGATCTACGTGCAGCACGCGGGCGCATCTGCCGGCGCCATGTCCGTGGCTGAGAAAACCGACGGATCCGGATCGGCGCGCGCGGGCAGGGACTACCTGCGCAACCGCCGCGAGCAGCGCGATCGGCGCCAGCATGTGTGGCGGCGCGCAATCACTGCGGCCGAGCAGATGGACGCCGTTCTCGCCGGGCTTGCCGTCGATCGCCGCGAACACCGAACGCAGAGCGCCGAGCTGTCCGCTGCTCCAGGCGAAAATGTATTCAACGCAGCCTACCTGGTGGATGCCGGGCGCGCCGAAGAACTCGCCGCCCGCGCACAGCGGCTGGGCGCCGAAAACCCGCACGTGACGCTCGAGATCACGGGCCCCTGGCCGCCCTATTCGTTCGCCGACAGCGAGGAGGGCACGTGA
- a CDS encoding gas vesicle protein K: MSAGVAGHEPGPRQRISMAPDTVERDLARLVLTVVELLRQLVERQALRRVDEGGLTEAEEERVGMTLMLLDNRISCLREHFGLAAEDLNIDLGPLGPLLPR; this comes from the coding sequence GTGAGCGCAGGCGTCGCTGGACATGAGCCGGGGCCGCGCCAGCGCATTTCGATGGCGCCTGACACGGTCGAACGAGATCTGGCCCGCCTGGTGCTCACCGTCGTGGAGTTGCTGCGTCAGCTCGTGGAGCGACAGGCGCTTCGTCGTGTCGACGAGGGCGGCTTGACCGAAGCGGAGGAGGAGCGCGTCGGCATGACGCTGATGCTTCTAGATAACCGCATATCGTGCCTGCGAGAGCACTTCGGGCTCGCCGCCGAGGACCTGAATATCGACCTGGGACCTCTCGGTCCGCTGCTTCCGCGTTGA
- a CDS encoding GvpL/GvpF family gas vesicle protein, producing MSSYVYCVTRASHPLPLEGEVGVGERAPALRLVREKDLVAVVSDAPENLRAKRRDLVKHDAVIGWIYAAGTVLPMRFGMVAPDDEAVQTELRSGARRYSELLSRIDGHVELNVKGVHAEEALLRDLLLQNDELRERNNALRAADGGRHQDKVALGEHVAAAVAERRARDAGQVIARLQPHAAQIRRGPPVDGYFVNVSFLVASGARADFDGALSPLRRELPGYASVELYGPLPPYSFVGNEADG from the coding sequence ATGAGCAGCTACGTCTACTGTGTCACGCGTGCCTCCCACCCACTACCGCTCGAAGGGGAGGTGGGGGTGGGGGAGCGAGCTCCCGCCCTCCGGCTCGTGCGCGAGAAGGATCTCGTCGCGGTGGTTAGCGACGCACCGGAGAACTTGCGCGCGAAGCGGCGCGATCTGGTGAAGCACGATGCGGTCATCGGATGGATCTACGCGGCCGGCACTGTGCTGCCGATGCGGTTCGGGATGGTCGCGCCCGACGACGAGGCCGTGCAGACGGAGCTTCGATCGGGGGCGCGTCGCTATAGCGAACTGCTGTCCCGGATCGATGGCCATGTCGAGCTCAACGTCAAAGGCGTTCATGCGGAGGAAGCCCTTCTCCGCGACCTCTTGCTTCAGAACGACGAGTTACGTGAGCGGAATAACGCACTTCGCGCCGCAGACGGCGGCCGCCACCAGGACAAGGTGGCGCTCGGCGAGCACGTGGCCGCCGCTGTTGCGGAGCGGCGCGCGCGTGACGCAGGCCAGGTCATCGCCCGCCTGCAACCACATGCCGCGCAGATACGTCGGGGCCCGCCGGTCGACGGTTACTTCGTCAACGTATCGTTCCTGGTGGCGTCGGGCGCCCGGGCGGACTTCGACGGTGCCCTGTCGCCGCTGCGCCGCGAGCTGCCGGGCTACGCAAGCGTCGAGTTGTACGGGCCCTTGCCGCCCTACAGCTTTGTCGGCAACGAAGCGGACGGGTGA
- a CDS encoding lantibiotic dehydratase gives MVRAPLLPVNYYLALSDDETGTSGSTTPQSQLQRLRSEQRALTALAVGGGNLLDALERKDRSGEDDPQLDGKLLRFLIRMSTRPTPYGLFAGVALARWGMATDLSLASTPARIRTRPDMAWLLNLIMTLEGQKDVRRCLRYQVNGRAFVHAGRVFIPERAPTSDGDGWKAAVSVRATRAVRRVLSLAREPIAHTQLVTELVAMSDVTADRAEKLIDELWQHTLLLTELRPPLTDESPAAYVADRLRGISCAAGARERLDAALSAMARLDDLPMKQMADAYRRMTAEFRDGHGSTAPMAQTDMTIRLAGSQITRSVAREAARAAQLLLRLTPLPHGPPHLAAYRRAFEARYGLQREVPLLELLDPNFGLGSPSMQFGGHAAGAGPHTGRRNQCLYDLAVTALRERRLVVQLDAETLNRLETWSPGELAAPPSLDLSFFIAAASPGDLDRGHFQLAIGPNIGASAAGRTLGRFADLLGEPARVLLQQVSEAEVETRAHGRIWAELIYLPSRFRSANVAIRPHHRRYEIVLGTTSAAPSDRVIPVDQLVVGIREGRFYVHWPQMNADVVACAGHMLTNLPAPDICRFLDDVRRDGEPQLCPFDWGPVSDLPVLPRIESGRIVLSPAQWRINARTRDQLSTKSKAAFYLALKRWREDWQVPRYVYLAAGDNRLLLDLNNSTQAEQLRLEVHKLSESKRVMLQEALPSPEHAWTAGPDGQYLAEFVAPLVLQTDRRAQPNRPRPRMALSTSCSDRLRPLGSDWLFAKLYGPRAFEEDLLTGPIAEFCHDMLASGFAEDWFFIRYADPESHLRLRFRGQPEQLTAQVLPQLGTWASRLMDEGLCSRLCFDTYERELERYGGTGGMAAAEAAFGADSRAVVDLLRLNDRQLVEMDRTTLAVLSIDRFLEGLGFHAKQRTDWCRNRAKSRIDGGQDYRNRKNVLRQLLGDPDYVVAQRGGDALERLLSTRSVQLAPTRDRLSDLEQAGTLSQPINELLISYIHLHCNRLLASDRTQEDRVIELLGRARLSLDQAPLSLPVQTQQEQRDLIDRRSPEPRYFEMGD, from the coding sequence ATGGTTCGTGCCCCGCTGCTGCCGGTCAACTACTACCTCGCGCTAAGTGATGATGAGACTGGAACAAGCGGCTCCACCACGCCGCAAAGCCAGTTGCAGCGCCTACGGTCGGAACAGCGTGCGCTCACAGCGCTCGCAGTGGGCGGCGGCAATCTGCTCGACGCGCTGGAGCGCAAGGATCGCTCCGGCGAAGACGATCCGCAACTCGACGGAAAGCTGCTGCGCTTTCTGATCCGGATGTCTACCCGACCAACGCCCTACGGGTTGTTTGCCGGCGTTGCGCTTGCGCGATGGGGGATGGCAACCGACTTGAGCCTCGCGTCTACTCCAGCGCGGATCCGGACGCGGCCGGATATGGCTTGGCTGCTTAACCTCATCATGACGCTCGAAGGTCAGAAAGACGTCCGGCGCTGCCTGCGCTACCAGGTAAATGGCCGCGCCTTTGTGCATGCTGGCCGAGTCTTTATCCCAGAGCGGGCGCCGACTTCGGACGGTGATGGGTGGAAGGCGGCTGTTTCGGTCCGCGCAACCAGAGCCGTCCGTCGTGTTCTTTCGCTCGCGCGTGAACCCATCGCTCACACACAGCTGGTAACTGAACTGGTGGCGATGTCTGACGTCACGGCGGATCGGGCCGAAAAGCTGATTGATGAGTTGTGGCAACATACATTGCTCCTGACGGAGCTGCGGCCACCTCTCACCGACGAAAGCCCGGCTGCTTATGTGGCTGATCGGCTCCGGGGCATCTCGTGCGCCGCAGGCGCTCGCGAGCGGCTTGACGCCGCGCTGTCCGCAATGGCGCGACTGGACGACCTGCCGATGAAGCAAATGGCGGATGCGTATCGTCGCATGACCGCAGAATTCCGTGATGGCCACGGCTCAACTGCGCCGATGGCACAGACGGACATGACCATAAGGCTGGCAGGATCGCAAATCACGAGGAGCGTGGCTCGCGAGGCGGCGAGAGCTGCTCAACTTCTACTCCGATTGACGCCCCTACCCCACGGACCACCGCACCTTGCCGCCTACCGTCGCGCGTTCGAAGCTCGATATGGCTTGCAACGCGAGGTGCCGCTGCTCGAGCTGCTCGACCCCAATTTTGGTCTCGGATCGCCATCGATGCAGTTTGGGGGACATGCAGCAGGGGCTGGCCCGCACACGGGGCGCCGCAATCAATGCCTTTACGATCTTGCCGTGACGGCGCTGCGGGAGCGACGGCTCGTCGTGCAGCTCGACGCCGAAACCTTAAATCGGCTGGAAACCTGGTCGCCCGGCGAACTTGCCGCTCCCCCCTCGCTGGATCTATCGTTCTTCATTGCCGCGGCTTCGCCGGGGGACCTCGACAGAGGGCATTTTCAACTTGCGATCGGTCCGAATATCGGAGCAAGCGCAGCCGGTCGTACGTTGGGCCGGTTCGCGGATCTGCTCGGCGAACCTGCGCGAGTGTTGCTGCAGCAGGTCAGTGAAGCCGAGGTTGAAACGCGGGCGCACGGCCGCATTTGGGCGGAACTGATCTACCTGCCGTCTCGCTTCCGCTCGGCCAACGTCGCAATCCGTCCTCATCACCGGCGCTATGAGATTGTTCTGGGGACAACGTCGGCGGCTCCGTCTGATCGTGTAATTCCGGTCGACCAACTTGTCGTGGGAATACGCGAAGGCCGGTTTTACGTTCACTGGCCGCAAATGAACGCAGACGTGGTGGCTTGTGCGGGTCACATGCTCACTAACCTGCCGGCGCCCGATATCTGCCGATTCCTCGACGACGTGCGCAGGGACGGCGAGCCGCAACTATGCCCGTTCGATTGGGGCCCGGTATCCGACCTGCCCGTGTTGCCGCGGATCGAGTCGGGGCGAATTGTCTTGTCTCCAGCACAATGGCGCATCAACGCCCGAACCCGAGACCAACTTTCAACCAAGTCCAAGGCGGCCTTCTACCTCGCACTCAAGCGTTGGCGTGAAGATTGGCAGGTTCCGCGCTACGTCTATCTGGCCGCGGGCGACAATCGCTTGCTGCTCGATCTGAACAACTCCACCCAAGCCGAGCAGTTGCGATTGGAAGTGCATAAGCTCTCGGAAAGCAAGCGTGTGATGTTGCAGGAGGCGCTTCCCTCTCCTGAGCACGCGTGGACAGCAGGCCCGGACGGCCAGTACCTGGCGGAATTTGTGGCACCGCTCGTCCTGCAAACCGATCGTCGTGCCCAACCCAACAGGCCAAGACCTCGCATGGCTCTCTCGACGAGCTGCTCGGATCGGCTCCGCCCGTTGGGAAGCGACTGGCTGTTCGCTAAGCTCTATGGCCCACGCGCATTCGAGGAAGATCTGCTGACCGGCCCCATCGCGGAATTCTGCCACGATATGCTTGCCTCCGGGTTTGCGGAGGATTGGTTTTTCATCCGCTATGCTGATCCGGAATCCCATCTCAGATTGCGCTTTAGAGGTCAGCCTGAGCAACTGACAGCCCAGGTCCTGCCGCAGCTTGGCACTTGGGCCAGCCGTCTCATGGACGAGGGGCTTTGCAGTCGACTGTGCTTCGACACCTACGAGCGCGAACTGGAACGATATGGCGGCACGGGTGGCATGGCGGCTGCCGAAGCTGCGTTCGGCGCGGATAGCCGTGCCGTTGTCGATCTATTGCGATTGAACGACAGGCAACTGGTCGAGATGGATAGGACCACGCTGGCCGTGCTCAGCATTGATCGCTTCCTCGAAGGTCTTGGCTTTCACGCCAAGCAGCGCACCGACTGGTGCCGCAACCGCGCGAAATCCAGGATTGACGGCGGGCAGGACTACCGCAATCGGAAAAATGTGTTGCGCCAGCTGCTGGGTGATCCGGACTACGTAGTCGCGCAACGCGGCGGTGATGCGCTCGAAAGACTGCTTTCAACCCGCAGCGTCCAGCTCGCGCCGACCCGCGACAGGCTCAGCGATCTGGAACAAGCCGGAACTCTGTCACAACCGATAAACGAGCTTCTGATCAGCTATATCCACCTTCACTGCAATCGGCTGCTGGCGAGTGATCGAACCCAGGAGGATCGCGTCATCGAGCTCCTCGGCCGTGCCAGATTGAGCCTCGATCAAGCTCCACTATCGCTTCCAGTACAAACGCAGCAAGAACAACGGGACTTGATTGATCGCAGATCACCCGAACCAAGGTATTTTGAGATGGGAGACTAA
- a CDS encoding gas vesicle protein, translating to MSPAAFPAREVALVDLLDRLLAGGIVLAGDITLAIADIDMVQISLRALITSLDRTTRSGAAERDQ from the coding sequence GTGAGCCCCGCCGCGTTCCCGGCCCGAGAGGTCGCACTAGTCGACCTGCTCGACCGGCTCCTGGCGGGTGGCATCGTGCTGGCCGGAGACATCACGCTGGCGATCGCCGACATCGACATGGTGCAGATCTCGCTTCGCGCTCTGATCACGTCGCTCGACCGGACCACGCGATCTGGCGCAGCGGAGCGAGACCAGTGA